A single window of Ferrimonas balearica DSM 9799 DNA harbors:
- the recO gene encoding DNA repair protein RecO: protein MATTEPLHRAYLLHARPYRESSLLLDLLSETHGRVAAVARVGGKTGGARKAQLQPFRPLMISLSGRSTLRTLAQLEAPTLPMPLNGQRLFAGLYLNELCQRLLREWQPLDGLFDHYHEALLGLAGETPMEPHLREFERALLDLLGVLPPPGEDADGVALMAEARYAWQPQQGWVLRGAAGSGYSGDSLLQWQQQRLQTPQAMNEIKRAVRELLRPLLGDKPLHSRTLFLQQRGRNEHSSGR from the coding sequence ATGGCGACGACTGAACCCCTGCACCGGGCCTATCTGCTGCACGCCCGGCCATATCGGGAGTCGAGCCTGTTGCTCGACCTGCTCTCCGAGACGCATGGCCGGGTCGCTGCGGTGGCCCGGGTCGGCGGCAAAACCGGCGGGGCCAGGAAGGCCCAGCTGCAACCCTTCCGCCCCCTGATGATCAGCCTGTCCGGCCGTTCCACCCTCCGCACCCTGGCTCAACTCGAAGCCCCAACCCTGCCCATGCCGCTTAATGGCCAACGCCTGTTTGCCGGGCTCTACCTGAACGAACTGTGCCAACGCTTGTTGCGCGAATGGCAACCGCTGGATGGCCTGTTTGACCACTACCATGAAGCCCTGCTCGGCCTGGCCGGGGAGACGCCGATGGAGCCCCACCTGAGGGAGTTTGAGCGGGCGCTGCTGGACCTGCTTGGGGTGCTGCCACCGCCGGGTGAGGATGCGGATGGGGTGGCGCTGATGGCGGAGGCACGCTACGCCTGGCAGCCACAACAGGGCTGGGTGTTGCGGGGAGCCGCCGGCAGCGGCTACAGTGGCGACAGCCTGCTGCAATGGCAGCAACAGCGGTTGCAGACACCGCAAGCGATGAACGAGATCAAACGGGCCGTGCGTGAACTGCTTCGTCCCCTGCTGGGGGATAAGCCATTGCACAGCCGGACGCTTTTTTTACAGCAACGAGGACGTAATGAGCATTCTTCTGGGCGTTAA
- the acpS gene encoding holo-ACP synthase — MIIGLGTDIVEIARIEAQFERLGARFAERILTPAEREELARSKEPARLLAKRFAVKEAAAKALGTGIGRGVSFQHIELQHNEWGAPQLVFSDGALARFTSLGGQGMHISLSDEQHYATATVVLES; from the coding sequence ATGATCATTGGCCTCGGCACAGACATCGTCGAGATTGCGCGCATCGAGGCCCAGTTTGAACGACTGGGCGCTCGGTTTGCAGAACGCATCCTGACCCCGGCAGAGCGGGAGGAGCTGGCCCGCAGCAAAGAGCCCGCCCGCCTGTTGGCCAAGCGTTTTGCGGTCAAGGAAGCGGCGGCCAAGGCGCTGGGCACCGGCATCGGCCGAGGGGTGTCATTTCAGCATATTGAGTTGCAGCATAACGAGTGGGGCGCACCGCAGCTGGTCTTCAGTGACGGCGCGCTGGCCCGCTTTACCAGCCTGGGCGGGCAGGGGATGCACATCAGCTTGTCTGACGAACAGCACTACGCGACAGCGACGGTGGTGTTGGAGTCTTAA
- the pdxJ gene encoding pyridoxine 5'-phosphate synthase, translating into MSILLGVNIDHIATLRQARGTDYPDPVHAAAVAEHAGADGITIHLREDRRHIIDRDVEVLAKTLKTRMNLEMAVTEEMLAIAERIRPEYVCLVPEKREELTTEGGLDVVGQQAKISEAVTRLRQAGIKVSLFIDADPRQIDATVATGAPYIEIHTGHYADAEDEISRDKELVRIREAASYAHERGLVVNAGHGLHYHNVKPIAAIPELYELNIGHAIIARAAIDGLDLAVRDMKQLMLDARQGR; encoded by the coding sequence ATGAGCATTCTTCTGGGCGTTAATATCGATCACATTGCCACCCTGCGCCAGGCGCGTGGTACCGACTACCCCGACCCGGTGCACGCCGCTGCGGTGGCGGAACACGCGGGGGCCGATGGCATCACCATCCACCTGCGCGAAGATCGCCGCCACATCATCGACCGCGATGTTGAAGTGCTGGCGAAAACCCTGAAGACCCGCATGAACCTCGAGATGGCGGTGACCGAAGAGATGCTGGCCATCGCTGAGCGGATCCGTCCGGAATACGTCTGCCTGGTGCCGGAGAAGCGCGAAGAGCTGACCACCGAAGGTGGCCTCGATGTGGTGGGCCAGCAGGCCAAAATCAGCGAGGCGGTGACCCGCCTGCGCCAGGCCGGCATCAAGGTGTCTCTGTTTATCGATGCGGACCCGCGCCAGATTGACGCCACGGTGGCCACCGGGGCGCCCTACATCGAAATTCACACCGGCCACTACGCCGACGCTGAGGATGAGATCAGCCGCGACAAAGAGCTGGTGCGCATCCGTGAAGCGGCGAGCTATGCCCATGAGCGTGGCCTGGTGGTCAATGCCGGTCACGGTCTGCATTACCACAACGTGAAGCCCATCGCTGCCATCCCGGAGCTGTATGAGCTCAATATCGGCCACGCCATCATTGCCCGTGCTGCCATCGACGGTCTGGATCTGGCGGTGCGCGACATGAAGCAGCTGATGCTGGATGCCCGCCAGGGACGCTGA